The proteins below are encoded in one region of Triticum aestivum cultivar Chinese Spring chromosome 1B, IWGSC CS RefSeq v2.1, whole genome shotgun sequence:
- the LOC123097987 gene encoding vicilin GC72-A, giving the protein MEFIHKGGVWWFLLLAMVLLAPATVGAEQEDGAKTIATLQVEEEVGSHAHDHGNDDCDDKCAYYQDLARRQFCVDQCHSQQHHHPSREDCELKCQHWQDPTRKEQCVQQCMSFGLNLHVGGSSSVDEHLRGWEAVAGAIIEEVV; this is encoded by the coding sequence ATGGAGTTCATTCACAAGGGTGGGGTTTGGTGGTTCCTCCTGCTCGCAATGGTGTTGCTGGCTCCGGCGACGGTAGGCGCCGAGCAGGAGGATGGGGCCAAAACCATCGCCACCCTGCAGGTAGAGGAGGAGGTGGGCTCGCATGCCCATGACCATGGCAACGACGATTGTGACGACAAGTGCGCCTATTACCAAGATCTGGCCAGGAGACAGTTCTGTGTGGACCAGTGCCACAGCCAGCAGCATCACCATCCTAGCAGAGAAGACTGCGAGTTGAAGTGCCAACACTGGCAAGACCCAACAAGAAAGGAACAATGCGTGCAGCAGTGCATGAGCTTTGGCCTCAACCTCCATGTGGGTGGCAGCAGCAGCGTGGACGAGCACCTCCGCGGCTGGGAAGCGGTGGCCggagccatcatcgaggaggtGGTGTGA